A genomic segment from Triticum dicoccoides isolate Atlit2015 ecotype Zavitan chromosome 1A, WEW_v2.0, whole genome shotgun sequence encodes:
- the LOC119363485 gene encoding homeobox protein knotted-1-like 10: protein MEDLYSIHPGISRRGEGDAACSEVSGVAGDASSPPPPPPQADLTELMKTQIAGHRRYPSLLSAYIECRKVGATPEVASLLEEVGRPERRGGGAAAAAGEIGLDPELDEFMEAYCRLLSRYKVELSRPLDEAASFLTTIRSQFKKLCGGGATATSPHSDEMVESSEDEPCSGDTGASDAGMQEQSSRLADRELREMLLNKYSGCLSHLRTEFLKKRKKGKLPKDARLALVDWWNTHYRWPYPTEDDKVRLAAMTGLDPRQINNWFVNQRKRHWKPSEDMRFALMEGVTGGGGGSSYDTTLCFGTDSMR from the exons ATGGAGGATCTGTACAGCATCCACCCGGGGATCTCGCGCCGAGGCGAGGGCGACGCGGCCTGCAGCGAGGTGTCAGGGGTCGCCGGTGATGCCagctctcctccccctcctccgccaCAGGCGGATCTGACGGAGCTGATGAAGACGCAGATCGCCGGGCACCGCCGCTACCCCTCCCTCCTCTCCGCCTACATCGAATGCCGCAAG GTGGGAGCAACGCCGGAGGTAGCCTCGCTGCTGGAGGAGGTCGGCCGGCCAGAGAGGCGTGGcggaggcgccgccgccgccgccggggagatcggcctcgaccccgagctcgacGAGTTCATG GAGGCGTACTGCCGGCTGCTGTCGCGGTACAAGGTGGAGCTGTCCCGGCCGTTGGACGAAGCCGCTTCCTTCCTCACCACCATCCGCTCGCAGTTCAAGAAGCTCTGCGGCGGcggagccaccgccacctcgcCGCACTCCG ATGAAATGGTGGAGTCATCGGAGGACGAGCCATGCTCAGGGGACACCGGTGCATCCGACGCCGGCATGCAAGAGCAGAGCTCCCGGTTGGCCGACCGCGAGCTCAGGGAGATGCTGCTCAACAAGTACAGCGGCTGCCTCAGCCACCTCCGGACCGAGTtcctgaagaagaggaagaaagggaaGCTCCCCAAGGATGCTCGGCTTGCTCTCGTGGACTGGTGGAACACACACTACCGCTGGCCTTACCCGACG GAAGATGATAAGGTGAGGCTCGCCGCCATGACTGGCCTCGACCCGAGGCAGATCAACAACTGGTTCGTCAACCAGAGGAAGCGGCATTGGAAGCCGTCGGAGGACATGCGATTCGCGCTCATGGAAGGCGTTACCGGAGGAGGAGGGGGGTCCTCTTACGACACGACACTCTGCTTCGGCACGGACAGCATGAGATAG
- the LOC119363478 gene encoding ocs element-binding factor 1-like, producing the protein MSSPSRRSSSPESNIDGGSGSGSAGDERKRKRMLSNRESARRSRARKQQRMEELIAEASRLQAENKRVEAQIGAYTTELTKVDGENAVLRARHGELAGRLQALGGVLEIFQVAGAPVDIPEIPDPLLRPWQSPFAPQLATAGGMPDAFQF; encoded by the coding sequence ATGTCGTCGCCGTCGCGCCGGAGCTCCAGCCCCGAGAGCAACATcgacggcggcagcggcagcggctccGCCGGTGACGAGCGCAAGCGCAAGAGGATGCTGTCCAACAGGGAGTCGGCGAGGCGGTCCCGCGCTCGCAAGCAGCAGCGGATGGAGGAGCTCATCGCCGAGGCCAGCCGCCTCCAGGCCGAGAACAAGCGCGTGGAGGCCCAGATCGGCGCCTACACGACCGAGCTGACCAAGGTGGACGGCGAGAACGCCGTGCTCCGCGCGCGCCACGGCGAGCTCGCCGGCCGGCTGCAGGCGCTCGGCGGCGTCCTGGAGATCTTCCAGGTGGCCGGCGCGCCCGTGGACATCCCGGAGATCCCTGACCCGCTGCTCCGCCCATGGCAGTCCCCGTTCGCGCCCCAGCTGGCCACCGCCGGCGGCATGCCTGACGCGTTCCAGTTCTGA